A genome region from Anopheles stephensi strain Indian chromosome 2, UCI_ANSTEP_V1.0, whole genome shotgun sequence includes the following:
- the LOC118502966 gene encoding histone RNA hairpin-binding protein, whose protein sequence is MSSTSVVQQMFTSTIDLSESWYEPTPEEEEKAARMLRSKRELQESAETASGATPAVERQHSAEPTDEMSVLYKGSNGRQIEIDILDSANLKKYEKLVQNDHLKSPFKRRLSGESSSTEEEKKDASGMDPEVDGQQQGSSGQWKKSKKHENDHGGNSWRLRRESSSSGTSSQNSRKQLEYETDEAVLVRRQKQIDYGKNTLGYENYIKQVPKHTRTKEHPTTPQKHLKYSRRAWDGLIRVWRKQLHCFDPNSTPEDKA, encoded by the exons ATGTCTTCCACTAGCGTGGTGCAACAAATGTTTACTAGTACGATCGATTTATCCGAAAGCTGGTACGAACCAACAccggaagaagaggaaaaggcGGCCAGGATGTTACGATCGAAGCGCGAGTTGCAGGAATCGGCCGAAACTGCATCG gGAGCGACACCGGCCGTGGAACGCCAGCATTCGGCCGAACCAACAGATGAAATGTCCGTCCTGTACAAAGGCTCGAATGGAAGACAAATCGAGATCGATATTCTGG ATTCTGCCAATTTAAAGAAGTACGAAAAGTTGGTACAGAATGACCACCTAAAATCGCCCTTCAAGCGACGCTTGTCCGGCGAATCGAGCAGCAccgaggaggaaaaaaaagacgcaTCGGGCATGGATCCCGAAGTTGACGGGCAACAGCAGGGCAGCAGTGGCCAgtggaagaaaagcaaaaagcacGAGAACGACCACGGCGGCAATAGTTGGCGTTTGCGGCGCGAGAGTTCTAGCTCCGGTACGTCTAGTCAGAATAGCCGCAAGCAGCTCGAGTACGAAACGGATGAGGCCGTGCTGGTGCGACGCCAGAAGCAGATCGACTACGGCAAGAACACACTAGGCTACGAGAACTACATCAAGCAAGTGCCCAA GCATACACGCACCAAAGAGCATCCTACAACGCCCCAGAAGCATCTAAAGTACAGTCGCCGTGCATGGGACGGACTGATTCGGGTTTGGCGCAAGCAGTTGCACTGCTTTGATCCCAACAGCAC ACCGGAAGACAAGGCCTGA
- the LOC118502965 gene encoding uncharacterized protein LOC118502965, translated as MATDLYRCSFTWPRLEGSIEKQITPQVATSSDPDFIPLGDLLDLDMCLILTGTDEQEACEMRLTIAPLYLPRAVSLVVECPVIECYYGRLNEYHGTYHGELVYTLGDVKVFRFDIRIATDIDELQLKFISNKSDPLCLYGTRLYLTRNTDPLRTMMAMMGGRKIDPVAVQHRLQATDLSEKAEKCKRMILGSMLSSEQNIVNNNTVPEASTKQETDAPPPPPLPPSDRTDSSLPKLFSRMELEPGIVPNLNTSLMEMAMKQYIDAKFIQLQQLLDNRLTALEARQNTKLDRILTLLQGRENESTAGVQ; from the exons ATGGCCACAGATCTTTACCGGTGTAGCTTTACGTGGCCGCGTTTGGAGGGCAGCATAGAAAAGCAAATAACGCCACAAGTGGCCACATCGAGCGATCCGGATTT CATACCGCTGGGAGACCTTCTCGACTTGGACATGTGCCTGATTTTGACCGGAACGGACGAACAAGAGGCCTGCGAAATGCGTCTAACCATCGCCCCACTGTACCTGCCCCGGGCCGTTTCGCTGGTGGTGGAATGCCCGGTCATCGAATGTTACTACGGTCGGTTGAACGAGTATCACGGCACCTATCACGGTGAGCTGGTGTACACGCTGGGGGACGTGAAAGTGTTCCGGTTCGACATACGCATCGCCACGGACATTGATGAGCTGCAGCTGAAATTCATCTCGAACAAAAGTGACCCTCTCTGTCTGTACGGTACGCGGCTGTATCTGACGCGCAATACAGACCCGCTGCGTACGATGATGGCAATGATGGGCGGAAGGAAAATTGATCCAGTCGCTGTGCAGCACCGTCTGCAAGCGACCGACCTGTCGGAGAAGGCGGAAAAGTGCAAACGTATGATACTAGGCTCGATGCTTTCGTCGGAACAAAACATTGTGAATAATAATACCGTGCCGGAAGCATCGACTAAGCAGGAAACggatgcaccaccaccaccaccattaccaCCGTCGGATAGGACGGATAGCAGTTTGCCGAAGCTTTTCAGCAGGATGGAGCTAGAACCGGGCATCGTCCCGAACCTCAACACTTCGCTAATGGAAATGGCCATGAAGCAGTATATAGATGCAAAATTTATCCAATTACAACAGCTGCTGGATAATCGGTTAACCGCCCTGGAAGCACGACAAAACACAAAGCTAGATCGCATACTGACACTGTTGCAGGGAAGAGAAAATGAATCGACCGCTGGCGTACAATGA